In Balneolales bacterium ANBcel1, one genomic interval encodes:
- a CDS encoding DUF1080 domain-containing protein, protein MKKTVLLFLIPFLSAAVVCGQQSDEITDPEKTEIWEPQPPVVEPVDVHGEPPADAIILFDGTSLDGWMSRDGSDAEWTLGDGYMTVKPGTGDIITRQEFRDIQLHLEFRAPAEIDGEGQGRGNSGVFLQDRYEVQVLDNWNNPTYSNGMNGSVYKQHIPLANPAKRPGEWQTYQIFFKSPVFDEDGEVEKPARVTVMLNGVLVQNNVEIFGNTRYIGAPYYEEHGPAGIRLQDHSDYVSFRNIWVRELDEEIRFKDGIWRD, encoded by the coding sequence ATGAAAAAAACTGTGCTGCTGTTTCTGATACCCTTTCTATCGGCTGCTGTTGTCTGCGGGCAGCAATCCGATGAAATAACCGATCCGGAAAAAACCGAAATATGGGAACCCCAACCACCGGTAGTGGAACCTGTTGATGTACATGGTGAACCACCGGCTGATGCGATCATCCTATTTGACGGTACCTCTCTTGACGGGTGGATGTCGAGGGATGGTTCGGATGCGGAGTGGACGCTCGGGGATGGATATATGACCGTAAAGCCCGGAACCGGTGATATCATAACGCGGCAGGAGTTCCGTGATATTCAGCTTCATCTTGAGTTTCGCGCACCGGCGGAGATTGATGGTGAAGGTCAGGGTCGTGGTAACAGCGGCGTATTTCTGCAGGATCGGTACGAAGTGCAGGTGCTGGATAACTGGAATAATCCCACCTATTCGAACGGCATGAACGGCAGTGTTTACAAACAGCACATCCCGCTGGCTAATCCGGCGAAACGTCCGGGTGAGTGGCAGACCTACCAGATATTTTTCAAATCACCCGTTTTTGATGAAGACGGTGAGGTTGAAAAGCCGGCACGGGTCACGGTAATGCTGAATGGCGTACTGGTTCAGAACAATGTCGAAATTTTTGGAAATACGCGCTATATCGGTGCTCCTTATTACGAAGAACACGGCCCGGCGGGAATCCGGCTTCAGGATCACAGCGATTATGTCAGTTTCCGAAATATCTGGGTCCGTGAACTGGATGAGGAGATTCGATTCAAGGATGGGATCTGGCGGGATTGA